A window from Citrus sinensis cultivar Valencia sweet orange chromosome 5, DVS_A1.0, whole genome shotgun sequence encodes these proteins:
- the LOC127898705 gene encoding DNA-directed RNA polymerase II subunit RPB1-like — MSVTEIDHGKTTERGMPMAGGLSDLRLGTIDKRFKCETCSSNMGECPGHFGHLELAKPMFHIGFMKTLLTIMRCVCFNCSKILADEEDDKFKLALKIRHPKSRLEQILCACKTKNKCEGGDEIDVLSLLGHDGEEPLRKRKSGCGALQPTLTIDGMNMIAEYKAQRKKNDDQGQLPEPVERKQTLTAERVLEVLARISDEDCQLLGLNPQYARPDWMILQVLPIPPPSVRPAVAIGTSFRSEDDLTHQLAMIIRHNENLRSQVKKGAPGHLIAEFAQVLQFHIATYFNNELPGQPRATQRSGRPIKSICSRLKAKEGRIRGNLMGKRVNFSARTVITPDPNINIDELGVPWSIALNLTYPETVTPYNIERLKELVEYGPHPPPGKTGAKYIITDDGQRLDLRYLKKSSDHHLELGYKVERHLNDGDLVLVNRQPSLHKMSIMGHRIKIMPYSTFRLNLSVTSPYNADFDGDEMNMHVPQSFETKAEVQELMMVPKCIVSPQSTIEQVIKKKKYN, encoded by the exons ATGTCGGTGACAGAGATCGATCACGGCAAAACGACGGAGAGGGGAATGCCGATGGCAGGGGGTTTAAGTGATCTTAGGCTTGGTACTATTGATAAAAGGTTTAAATGTGAGACTTGTTCTTCAAACATGGGAGAGTGCCCAGGGCATTTTGGGCATTTGGAGCTTGCTAAGCCTATGTTCCATATTGGATTTATGAAGACTCTGTTAACTATTATGCGTTGTGTTTGCTTCAATTGCTCGAAAATTCTTGCTGACGAG GAAGATGACAAGTTTAAGCTAGCTTTGAAAATAAGGCACCCCAAGAGCAGGCTTGAACAGATCTTGTGTGcatgtaaaacaaaaaacaaatgtgAAGGTGGTGATGAGATTGATGTCCTTAGTCTCCTTGGTCATGATGGTGAAGAACCTcttagaaagagaaagagtggCTGTGGTGCTCTGCAACCAACGCTGACAATTGACGGCATGAATATGATTGCAGAGTACAAGgcacaaagaaaaaagaatgatgATCAGGGACAACTTCCTGAACCTGTTGAAAGAAAGCAGACACTTACTGCAGAAAGG GTACTTGAAGTTCTGGCAAGAATAAGTGATGAGGACTGCCAACTCCTGGGATTGAATCCTCAGTATGCCCGTCCGGATTGGATGATTCTGCAGGTCCTTCCAATTCCTCCGCCTTCTGTGAGGCCCGCAGTGGCAATAGGAACCTCCTTCAGGAGTGAG GATGATTTGACTCATCAGTTGGCGATGATCATCAGGCACAATGAGAATTTGAGGAGCCAAGTGAAGAAAGGGGCACCTGGACATCTCATAGCTGAGTTTGCACAAGTGTTACAATTTCACATAGCCACATATTTTAACAATGAATTGCCTGGGCAGCCTAGA GCTACACAGCGATCAGGTAGACCTATTAAATCAATATGTAGCAGGCTTAAGGCAAAGGAAGGACGGATCAGGGGTAACTTGATGGGGAAGCGTGTGAATTTCTCGGCCAGGACAGTTATAACACCAGATCCGAATATCAACATTGATGAACTGGGCGTACCATGGAGTATTGCATTAAATCTCACATATCCAGAAACTGTTACTCCTTATAACATTGAAAG GTTAAAAGAGCTTGTCGAATACGGGCCACATCCTCCACCTGGCAAAACTGGTGCCAAATATATCATAACAGATGATGGTCAAAGGCTTGATCTCCGTTACTTGAAGAAAAGTAGTGATCACCACTTGGAGCTGGGTTACAAG GTGGAGCGGCACTTAAACGATGGAGACCTTGTTCTTGTTAATCGTCAACCTAGTCTACATAAAATGTCAATTATGGGACATAGAATAAAGATCATGCCATACTCAACTTTCCGCCTGAATCTTTCTGTTACATCACCATACAATGCTGATTTTGATGGTGATGAAATGAACATGCATGTTCCTCAGTCATTCGAAACAAAAGCAGAAGTTCAAGAGTTAATGATGGTGCCTAAATGCATTGTGTCTCCTCAAAGTACAATTgaacaagtaataaaaaaaaaaaagtacaattgA
- the LOC127902740 gene encoding uncharacterized protein LOC127902740 yields MESNGSTKPVQFGLFEKLYPRVSFKDRTQYISKLLGLAELGQVIVFPYNPGAHWVLLAIDMVRRTTYYLDPLEGSPDEELMQIVNQGIRIHQSLNSDTKANVQWIPVKCPRQPSSFECGYYVMKYMQDIITNVNVLKNNFKGVEEYTVKDLSRLRDQWATYVAKLITAYNREVEKK; encoded by the exons ATGGAGAGCAATGGAAGTACTAAACCAGTTCAGTTTGGGCTTTTTGAGAAGCTATATCCAAGGGTCAGTTTCAAAGACAGGACTCAATACATTTCAAAACTGTTAGGCTTGGCAGAATTGGGACAAGTCATCGTATTCCCGTATAACCCTGG TGCCCACTGGGTGTTATTGGCAATTGATATGGTGAGACGTACAACCTATTACCTTGATCCTTTGGAAGGTAGTCCTGATGAAGAGCTAATGCAGATTGTCAATCA GGGGATTCGAATACATCAGAGTTTAAATTCTGATACAAAGGCCAATGTTCAATGGATACCTGTCAAG TGTCCGAGGCAGCCGAGCAGCTTTGAATGTGGTTACTATGTGATGAAATACATGCAAGATATCATCACAAATGTGAACgttctgaaaaataat ttcaagGGAGTTGAGGAATACACTGTCAAGGACCTCTCGCGACTTCGTGATCAGTGGGCTACATACGTTGCCAAGTTAATTACAGCCTACAATCGCGAG gtggaaaaaaaatga